A DNA window from Micromonospora sp. NBC_01739 contains the following coding sequences:
- a CDS encoding AMP-dependent synthetase/ligase: MREFSVPPIVTVGDSANLTDPVWDNAEVAPDAVQFLRRDSNGALVEVTCRQFRDEVIAVARGLVATGVKPGDRVALMSRTRYEWTLVDYAIWAAGAVTVPVYETSSAEQAAWILADSGAVAAVVETTAHATLLAGVRDRTPELANTWQIDLGGVDDLIRAGATVEPAEIDRRRAELRSSALATIIYTSGTTGRPKGCVLTHRNMYTDIANAVPVLPNLFGPNASTLLFLPLAHAFARLIQIGVVQARATMAHCPDAKNLVADLQEIKPTFVLSVPRVFEKVYNGAKQKAEAAGKGKIFARAEAVAIAYSEALETSAGPGLALRVQHALFDKLVYGKLRAALGGRCRDAMSGGAPLGARLGHFFRGVGVTVYEGYGLTETSPAASANLPGFTRIGTVGRPLPGVTIRIADDGEVLIAGDIVFQGYWRNQEATAEAISSDGWFATGDLGQLDGDGFLTITGRKKEIIVTAGGKNVAPAMLEDQVRAHQLVSQCVVVGDRQPFIAALITLDEEALPAWLASVGLPADTSAEKLREHEGLRAEIQGAVDLANQSVSKAEAIKVFRILPQDFTEATGELTPSLKVKRQVVHKTYAAEIADIYRG; encoded by the coding sequence GTGCGCGAGTTCTCCGTCCCGCCGATCGTCACCGTCGGCGATTCGGCCAACCTCACCGATCCCGTCTGGGACAACGCCGAGGTGGCGCCGGACGCGGTGCAGTTCCTCCGCCGTGACTCCAACGGGGCCCTGGTGGAGGTCACCTGCCGCCAGTTCCGCGACGAGGTGATCGCGGTCGCCCGCGGCCTGGTCGCCACCGGCGTCAAGCCCGGCGACCGGGTGGCGCTGATGAGCCGCACCCGCTACGAGTGGACCCTCGTCGACTACGCCATCTGGGCCGCCGGCGCGGTGACCGTGCCGGTCTACGAGACCTCCAGCGCCGAACAGGCCGCCTGGATCCTGGCCGACTCCGGCGCGGTGGCCGCCGTGGTGGAGACCACCGCCCACGCCACCCTGCTGGCCGGGGTCCGGGACCGGACCCCGGAGCTGGCCAACACCTGGCAGATCGACCTCGGCGGGGTCGACGACCTGATCAGGGCGGGCGCGACGGTGGAACCCGCCGAGATCGACCGACGGCGGGCCGAACTGCGCTCCTCCGCCTTGGCCACGATCATCTACACCAGCGGCACCACCGGTCGGCCCAAGGGCTGCGTGCTGACCCACCGCAACATGTACACCGACATCGCCAACGCGGTGCCGGTGCTGCCGAACCTGTTCGGCCCGAACGCCTCCACCCTGCTCTTCCTGCCGTTGGCGCACGCCTTCGCCCGGCTCATCCAGATCGGTGTGGTGCAGGCCCGGGCCACCATGGCGCACTGCCCGGACGCCAAGAACCTGGTCGCTGATCTCCAGGAGATCAAGCCGACCTTCGTGCTCTCCGTGCCCCGGGTCTTCGAGAAGGTCTACAACGGCGCCAAGCAGAAGGCCGAGGCCGCCGGCAAGGGCAAGATCTTCGCGCGGGCCGAGGCGGTCGCCATCGCCTACAGCGAGGCGCTGGAGACCTCGGCCGGGCCCGGCCTGGCGCTGCGGGTCCAGCACGCCCTCTTCGACAAGCTGGTCTACGGCAAGCTGCGGGCCGCCCTCGGCGGGCGCTGCCGCGACGCGATGTCCGGTGGGGCCCCGCTCGGTGCCCGGCTAGGGCACTTCTTCCGGGGTGTCGGAGTGACCGTCTACGAGGGGTACGGGCTCACCGAGACCTCCCCGGCCGCCTCGGCGAACCTGCCGGGCTTCACCCGCATCGGTACGGTCGGTCGGCCGCTGCCCGGGGTGACCATCCGGATCGCCGACGACGGCGAGGTCCTCATCGCCGGTGACATCGTCTTCCAGGGGTACTGGCGCAACCAGGAGGCCACCGCCGAGGCGATCAGCTCCGACGGCTGGTTCGCCACCGGCGACCTCGGTCAGCTCGACGGCGACGGCTTCCTGACCATCACCGGCCGGAAGAAGGAGATCATCGTGACGGCCGGCGGCAAGAACGTCGCCCCGGCCATGCTGGAGGACCAGGTGCGGGCGCACCAACTGGTCAGCCAGTGCGTCGTGGTGGGCGACCGGCAGCCGTTCATCGCCGCCCTGATCACCCTGGACGAGGAGGCGCTACCGGCCTGGTTGGCCTCGGTCGGCCTGCCCGCCGACACCAGCGCCGAGAAGCTGCGCGAGCACGAGGGGCTGCGCGCGGAGATCCAGGGCGCGGTGGACCTGGCCAACCAGTCCGTCTCCAAGGCCGAGGCGATCAAGGTGTTCCGGATCCTGCCCCAGGACTTCACCGAGGCCACCGGCGAGCTGACCCCCTCGCTGAAGGTGAAGCGTCAGGTCGTACACAAGACGTACGCGGCGGAAATCGCGGACATCTACCGCGGCTGA
- a CDS encoding putative bifunctional diguanylate cyclase/phosphodiesterase, translated as MGSGGSVAEPADDLARVGVFARAWAKALTGTSYFPLTHAQLETLLQRLTDQLAEALRSEPLDLRAGHRVAAELVTAHIASAEALGRTVEVIQLRLVRDLDLVTDDIADRMARLIAAIATGYARALRDRTLDEQEAIRRAAQTARAEAERALRASEARFRHQATHDPLTDLPNRTLFADRLAAVCAGHPAGDHRIGLCFLDIDRFKRINDSYGHQIGDRALVAAAQRLSRAVEPHLVARLGGDAFMILVERSTGTGDVVAVAESALAAMAEPALVGGHDITVTASVGVVERRVAGTTPDDLLRAAGSTLQWAKHAGGAGWALYDAERDGREQARQALSAAIPGGLERGEFYLDYQPLTSLQDGSMLGVEALVRWRHPQLGVLRPDRFIGLAEETGLIVPLGSWVLAEACREAVGWSASTGEPPYVSVNLAVRQVRQVDLVQEVCGLLQRTGLPPDRLQLEITESMMMSSAEQPVRALRALADLGVRIAIDDFGTGYSNLAYLRDLPVTELKVAGEFVRGLRAPEAPDERILASLVSLAHALDLTVTAEGVETVGQAERLRAIGCDAGQGWHFGRPAPAEHILARLR; from the coding sequence GTGGGGTCGGGCGGCTCGGTGGCTGAGCCGGCGGACGACCTCGCCCGGGTGGGGGTGTTCGCTCGGGCCTGGGCCAAGGCGCTGACGGGCACCAGCTACTTTCCGCTGACCCACGCCCAACTGGAGACGCTGCTGCAGCGGCTCACCGATCAACTGGCCGAGGCGCTGCGAAGCGAACCGCTGGACCTGCGCGCCGGGCATCGAGTGGCCGCCGAACTGGTCACCGCGCACATCGCCTCCGCCGAGGCCCTGGGTCGTACCGTCGAGGTGATCCAGCTCCGGCTGGTCCGCGACCTGGACCTGGTCACCGACGACATCGCCGACCGGATGGCCCGGCTGATCGCGGCGATCGCCACCGGCTACGCCCGGGCGCTGCGCGACCGGACCCTGGACGAGCAGGAGGCGATCCGGCGGGCCGCGCAGACCGCCCGCGCCGAGGCGGAGCGGGCGCTGCGGGCCAGCGAGGCCCGCTTCCGGCACCAGGCCACCCATGACCCCCTCACCGACCTGCCCAACCGGACGCTGTTCGCCGACCGGCTGGCCGCGGTCTGCGCCGGGCATCCCGCCGGTGACCACCGGATCGGGCTGTGCTTCCTGGACATCGACCGGTTCAAGCGCATCAACGACTCCTACGGCCACCAGATCGGCGATCGGGCCCTGGTGGCGGCCGCGCAGCGGCTCAGCCGCGCCGTGGAACCCCACCTGGTGGCCCGCCTCGGCGGGGACGCCTTCATGATCCTGGTGGAACGCTCCACCGGCACCGGGGACGTGGTGGCCGTCGCCGAGTCCGCCCTGGCGGCGATGGCGGAGCCGGCGCTGGTCGGCGGGCATGACATCACGGTCACCGCCAGCGTCGGGGTGGTGGAGCGGCGGGTGGCCGGCACCACCCCGGACGACCTGCTGCGGGCGGCCGGCAGCACCCTCCAGTGGGCCAAGCACGCCGGTGGCGCGGGATGGGCCCTGTACGACGCCGAACGCGACGGCCGGGAACAGGCCCGGCAGGCGTTGAGCGCCGCCATCCCCGGCGGGTTGGAACGCGGCGAGTTCTACCTCGACTACCAGCCGCTGACCTCCTTGCAGGACGGTTCGATGCTCGGGGTCGAGGCGCTGGTGCGCTGGCGGCACCCGCAGTTGGGGGTGCTGCGTCCGGACCGCTTCATCGGGTTGGCCGAGGAGACCGGCCTGATCGTGCCGCTGGGCTCCTGGGTGCTCGCCGAGGCCTGCCGGGAGGCGGTCGGCTGGTCGGCCAGCACCGGGGAACCCCCGTACGTCAGCGTCAACCTGGCGGTGCGTCAGGTCCGCCAGGTTGACCTGGTGCAGGAGGTGTGCGGTCTGCTGCAACGCACCGGCCTGCCACCGGACCGGCTCCAGTTGGAGATCACCGAGAGCATGATGATGAGCAGCGCCGAGCAGCCGGTGCGGGCCCTGCGGGCCCTGGCCGACCTCGGGGTCCGAATCGCCATCGACGACTTCGGCACCGGTTACAGCAACCTGGCGTACCTGCGGGATCTGCCGGTGACCGAGTTGAAGGTGGCCGGGGAGTTCGTCCGGGGGCTGCGCGCACCGGAGGCCCCGGACGAACGGATCCTGGCCTCACTGGTCTCCCTGGCCCACGCCCTGGACCTGACGGTGACCGCGGAGGGGGTGGAGACCGTGGGGCAGGCCGAACGGCTGCGCGCGATCGGCTGCGACGCGGGTCAGGGCTGGCACTTCGGCCGCCCCGCCCCCGCCGAACACATCCTCGCCCGCCTCCGCTGA
- a CDS encoding NYN domain-containing protein, producing the protein MPLTEPHDDNLPREEQVVSMPAAGDGAESPAVVDPAQPPHTETTTDGDPADTPGAEPAEAGADGEAEQTLEPEPILPEPVRQRIVSLTAAVLPGMPADEVPVPLRRVAKFAPNRRARLGASVIAAQLAADPLLRQRVTARVLADAGDLGAAVIEGTAPAAADPVEVAALAYLARPRGWRQLIDASGAAVRAEADTAVVAELVRQAEQRATRAEHDRAVARVEADKLRDELARVREELGQLREESRQLARTLRESQARERKANELLATERGRAARAATDADAELRRARARLAEAEAAAGVARASAKEARSVDDARLWLLLETISQAAVGLRRELALDPVEKLPADFVADSFADSSTATPTGAATRARDTDDPARLDQLLALPRAHLVVDGYNVTKRGFGEMSLEQQRKRLITGLGGIAAQTGDEVTVVFDGAERMHGLPPTPRGVRVLFSRKGETADELIRRLVRAEPPGRAVVVVSSDREVADGVRRHGAYPLGADSLLRRLSRS; encoded by the coding sequence ATGCCCCTCACCGAGCCGCACGACGACAACCTCCCTCGGGAGGAGCAGGTCGTCTCGATGCCGGCTGCCGGTGACGGCGCTGAGAGCCCCGCCGTCGTCGACCCGGCGCAGCCGCCGCACACGGAGACCACCACCGATGGCGACCCCGCCGACACCCCCGGCGCGGAGCCAGCCGAGGCAGGCGCTGACGGGGAGGCGGAACAGACCCTGGAGCCGGAGCCGATCCTGCCGGAGCCGGTGCGGCAGCGGATCGTCTCCCTCACCGCGGCCGTGCTGCCGGGCATGCCGGCCGACGAGGTGCCGGTGCCGCTGCGTCGGGTGGCGAAGTTCGCCCCCAACCGGCGGGCCCGCCTGGGCGCCTCCGTGATCGCCGCCCAACTCGCCGCCGACCCCCTGCTGCGGCAGCGGGTCACCGCCCGGGTGCTGGCCGACGCCGGTGACCTGGGCGCCGCCGTCATCGAGGGGACCGCCCCCGCCGCCGCCGACCCCGTGGAGGTGGCCGCCCTGGCCTACCTGGCCCGGCCCCGCGGATGGCGGCAGTTGATCGACGCCAGCGGTGCGGCCGTACGCGCCGAGGCGGACACCGCCGTGGTGGCCGAACTGGTCCGCCAGGCCGAGCAGCGGGCGACCCGGGCCGAACACGACCGCGCGGTGGCCCGGGTCGAGGCCGACAAGCTGCGCGACGAACTGGCCCGGGTCCGCGAGGAACTGGGCCAACTGCGCGAGGAGTCCCGCCAGTTGGCCCGTACGCTGCGGGAGAGTCAGGCCCGCGAACGCAAGGCGAACGAACTGCTGGCCACGGAGCGGGGCCGGGCCGCCCGGGCCGCCACGGACGCGGACGCCGAGTTGCGCCGGGCCCGGGCCCGGCTGGCCGAGGCCGAGGCGGCGGCCGGGGTGGCCCGGGCCAGCGCCAAGGAGGCCCGGTCGGTCGACGACGCCCGCCTGTGGTTGCTGCTGGAGACCATCTCTCAGGCCGCCGTAGGGCTGCGCCGGGAGTTGGCGCTGGACCCGGTGGAGAAGCTGCCGGCCGACTTCGTCGCGGACTCCTTCGCGGACTCCTCGACGGCCACCCCCACCGGGGCCGCCACCCGGGCCCGGGACACGGACGACCCGGCCCGGCTGGATCAGCTGCTCGCCCTGCCCCGCGCCCACCTGGTGGTCGACGGCTACAACGTCACCAAACGGGGCTTCGGGGAGATGTCCCTGGAACAGCAGCGCAAGCGGCTGATCACCGGCCTGGGTGGGATCGCCGCCCAGACCGGTGACGAGGTCACGGTCGTCTTCGACGGCGCCGAGCGGATGCACGGGCTGCCCCCCACCCCACGGGGGGTGCGGGTGCTCTTCTCCCGCAAGGGGGAGACCGCCGACGAGCTGATCCGCCGGCTGGTCCGGGCCGAGCCGCCGGGTCGCGCGGTGGTGGTGGTCTCCTCCGACCGCGAGGTAGCCGACGGGGTACGCCGACACGGCGCCTACCCCCTGGGCGCGGACTCGCTGCTGCGTCGCCTGTCCCGGTCCTGA
- a CDS encoding SAM-dependent methyltransferase: MQRPDWAPETIDVERPSVARMYDYYLGGSHNFAVDRAAAQAMVAAVPEAPLMAQANRAFLRRAMQFLTEAGVRQFLDIGSGIPTAGNVHEIAQRHAPDSRVVYVDVDPVAVAHSREILAGNEGATVIQEDLRHPERILGHPEVRALLDFSQPVAVLVVAVLHFVGDQDRPAELLATLRAALAPGSYLVLSQASDDGRSEAERAEAQKVYQRTDNPLWVRSRAELTAFFEGFDLVEPGVVWVPQWRPETPDSVEDAERAVFLGGVGRLGG, translated from the coding sequence ATGCAGCGGCCGGACTGGGCGCCCGAGACCATCGATGTCGAGCGGCCCAGCGTCGCTCGGATGTACGACTACTACCTCGGCGGTTCGCACAACTTCGCGGTGGACCGGGCGGCGGCCCAGGCCATGGTGGCCGCGGTGCCGGAGGCCCCGCTGATGGCCCAGGCCAACCGCGCCTTCCTGCGTAGGGCCATGCAGTTCCTCACCGAGGCCGGCGTCCGGCAGTTCCTGGACATCGGTTCGGGCATCCCCACCGCCGGCAACGTGCACGAGATCGCCCAGCGGCACGCCCCCGACTCCCGGGTGGTCTATGTCGACGTCGACCCGGTGGCGGTGGCCCACAGCCGGGAGATCCTGGCCGGCAACGAGGGTGCGACCGTGATCCAGGAGGATCTGCGCCACCCCGAGCGCATCCTCGGCCACCCCGAGGTCCGCGCCCTGCTCGACTTCTCCCAGCCGGTCGCCGTGCTGGTCGTGGCGGTGCTGCACTTCGTCGGCGACCAGGACCGGCCGGCCGAGCTGCTGGCCACCCTGCGGGCGGCGCTGGCGCCGGGCAGCTACCTGGTGCTCTCCCAGGCCAGCGACGACGGCCGCAGCGAGGCCGAACGGGCCGAGGCGCAGAAGGTCTACCAGCGCACCGACAACCCCCTGTGGGTACGCAGCCGGGCCGAGCTGACGGCCTTCTTCGAGGGGTTCGACCTGGTGGAGCCCGGGGTGGTGTGGGTGCCGCAGTGGCGTCCGGAGACCCCGGACAGCGTCGAGGACGCCGAGCGGGCGGTCTTCCTCGGTGGGGTCGGGCGGCTCGGTGGCTGA
- a CDS encoding response regulator transcription factor, with amino-acid sequence MTTSPTPATRTKVLLVDDHDLIRKGLRHAFERDRQFEVVGEAATAAEGVRQAGALQPDVVIMDLRLPDGSGLEATRALRKSSASMGIVVLTMYAGDDQLFGALEAGASAFVPKTAPADEVVAAARHAASSPSAFTAADLAEAMKRRLAPSGPQLSPREGQVLRLLADGMSVAGIAKQLFVSESTAKTHISKLYEKLGAANRAQALMTALRLGLLEAPDAPKF; translated from the coding sequence ATGACCACAAGTCCGACACCGGCTACCCGTACCAAGGTCCTCCTTGTCGACGACCACGACTTGATCCGGAAAGGCCTGCGGCACGCCTTCGAGCGCGACCGGCAGTTCGAGGTCGTGGGTGAGGCTGCGACCGCGGCGGAGGGGGTACGGCAGGCCGGCGCGTTGCAGCCGGATGTGGTGATCATGGACCTGCGGCTGCCCGACGGCAGCGGCCTGGAGGCCACCCGGGCGCTGCGCAAGTCCAGCGCCTCGATGGGCATCGTCGTGCTCACCATGTACGCCGGCGACGACCAGCTCTTCGGCGCCCTGGAGGCCGGGGCCAGCGCCTTCGTGCCGAAGACCGCGCCGGCCGACGAGGTGGTCGCCGCCGCCCGGCACGCCGCCTCCTCCCCCAGCGCCTTCACCGCCGCCGACCTGGCCGAGGCGATGAAGCGTCGACTGGCCCCCTCCGGCCCGCAGCTGTCGCCGCGCGAGGGTCAGGTGCTGCGGCTGCTGGCCGACGGCATGAGCGTCGCCGGCATCGCCAAGCAGTTGTTCGTCAGCGAGTCGACCGCCAAGACCCACATCTCCAAGCTCTACGAGAAGCTCGGCGCGGCCAACCGGGCCCAGGCCCTGATGACCGCCCTGCGGCTCGGTCTGCTGGAGGCCCCGGACGCGCCCAAGTTCTAG
- a CDS encoding M48 family metallopeptidase, whose product MSPRGWAVLTLAGLGLALLVAALVLIPWNRPPAPRADQLAALRELPADQVERARQFRSALRPGSWTALGLGLLVALLLGLTPLGSRLIELAGRPFGDHWTAQAILGGLAVVLVADLVTLPLSAWRHSVLSRYGLATNGWGGWAVDLLKSYAVSAVIGAVALLGFYTIVRLAPRWWWAFGAAGAATLVALLSFVLPVLVEPVFNRFSPMEPGPLRTQLMDLAARDGVPVRDVLVADASRRTRAVNAYVSGYGPTRRVVVYDTLLREGTDAEVTAVVAHELGHAKDQDVPIGTLTGALGAAAAVVALYLIGSWPPLLRLAGVDSIAEPRAFGLLLALVTVAGLVFTPVQALMSRRIEARADAHALALTGDPAAYESMQRRLSSINLSDPDPPRWEYLYSASHPSTVERIAAARAYARKAG is encoded by the coding sequence GTGAGCCCGCGCGGCTGGGCGGTGCTCACCCTCGCCGGTCTCGGCCTGGCCCTGCTGGTGGCGGCCCTGGTGCTGATCCCGTGGAACCGCCCACCGGCCCCCCGCGCCGACCAGTTGGCCGCCCTCCGGGAACTCCCCGCCGACCAGGTGGAACGGGCCCGGCAGTTCCGCTCCGCCCTGCGCCCCGGCAGTTGGACGGCGCTGGGCCTGGGGCTGCTGGTGGCCCTCCTGCTGGGGCTGACCCCGCTGGGCAGCCGCCTGATCGAGTTGGCCGGGCGCCCCTTCGGCGACCACTGGACCGCCCAGGCGATCCTCGGCGGGCTGGCCGTGGTGCTCGTGGCCGACCTGGTGACCCTGCCGTTGTCCGCCTGGCGGCACAGTGTGCTCAGCCGGTACGGACTGGCCACCAACGGCTGGGGTGGCTGGGCCGTCGACCTGCTCAAGTCGTACGCGGTCAGTGCCGTCATCGGCGCGGTGGCCCTGCTCGGCTTCTACACCATCGTGCGACTGGCCCCCCGCTGGTGGTGGGCCTTCGGGGCGGCCGGGGCGGCGACCCTGGTGGCGCTGCTCTCCTTCGTCCTGCCGGTGCTGGTGGAGCCGGTGTTCAACCGGTTCAGCCCGATGGAGCCGGGCCCGCTGCGTACCCAGCTGATGGACCTGGCCGCCCGCGACGGGGTGCCGGTGCGCGACGTGCTGGTGGCGGACGCCTCCCGGCGTACCCGGGCGGTGAACGCCTACGTGTCCGGGTACGGCCCGACCCGCCGGGTCGTGGTCTACGACACCCTGCTGCGGGAGGGCACCGATGCCGAGGTGACCGCCGTGGTGGCCCACGAACTCGGGCACGCCAAGGACCAGGACGTGCCCATCGGCACCCTCACCGGCGCCCTAGGTGCCGCAGCCGCCGTGGTGGCGCTCTACCTGATCGGTTCCTGGCCGCCCCTGCTGCGCCTGGCCGGGGTCGACTCGATCGCCGAACCCCGCGCCTTCGGGTTGCTGCTGGCCCTGGTCACGGTCGCCGGGCTGGTCTTCACCCCGGTGCAGGCCCTGATGTCGCGGCGGATCGAGGCCCGCGCCGACGCGCACGCCCTGGCTCTCACCGGTGACCCGGCCGCCTACGAGTCGATGCAGCGACGGCTGTCCTCGATCAACCTCTCCGACCCGGATCCACCCCGCTGGGAGTACCTCTACTCGGCCTCCCACCCCTCCACCGTGGAGCGGATCGCCGCCGCCCGCGCGTACGCCAGAAAGGCCGGTTGA
- a CDS encoding glycosyltransferase family 4 protein, protein MGRTLLVTNDFPPRPGGIQSFVHNLAVRQPTDSVVVYASSWPGADKFDADQPFEVIRERTKVLLPTPLVARRAARLAREYDCDKVWFGAAAPLGLLAAGLRRRAGVRRVVALTHGHEAGWAALPLARTALRRIGRGTDVVTYLGEYTRTRLARALDGVTELRRLAPGVDTELYHPGVDGSGVRHRLGLADRPVVVCVSRLVPRKGQDMLIRAMPLIRRRVPDAALLVVGGGPYRATLTRLARQVGVEREVVFTGSVPAAELPAHYAAGDVYAMPCRTRNRGLDVEGLGIVYLEASATGLPVVAGDSGGAPDAVRQGETGYVVNGRDLSELADRVGTLLADRDLARTLGAAGRAWVEREWRWETQAERLSALLHG, encoded by the coding sequence ATGGGTCGCACGTTGCTGGTCACGAACGACTTCCCGCCCCGACCCGGCGGCATCCAGTCGTTCGTGCACAACCTGGCGGTACGCCAGCCGACAGACTCGGTGGTGGTGTACGCGTCGAGTTGGCCGGGGGCCGACAAGTTCGACGCCGACCAGCCCTTCGAGGTGATCCGGGAGCGCACCAAGGTGCTGCTGCCGACTCCGCTGGTGGCCCGCCGGGCGGCCCGGCTGGCCCGGGAGTACGACTGCGACAAGGTCTGGTTCGGTGCGGCCGCTCCGCTGGGCCTGCTGGCCGCCGGGCTGCGCCGCCGGGCCGGGGTACGCCGGGTGGTCGCCCTGACCCACGGGCACGAGGCGGGTTGGGCGGCCCTGCCGCTGGCCCGGACCGCCCTGCGGCGCATCGGCCGGGGCACCGACGTGGTCACCTACCTGGGGGAGTACACCCGCACCCGGCTGGCCCGGGCCCTGGACGGGGTGACCGAGCTGCGGCGGCTGGCCCCCGGGGTGGACACCGAGCTGTACCACCCGGGGGTCGACGGCTCCGGGGTACGACACCGGCTGGGGCTGGCCGACCGGCCGGTGGTGGTCTGTGTCTCGCGGCTGGTGCCCCGCAAGGGTCAGGACATGCTGATCCGGGCCATGCCGCTGATCCGCCGCCGGGTGCCCGACGCGGCCTTGCTGGTGGTCGGTGGCGGCCCGTACCGGGCGACCCTCACCCGGCTGGCCCGCCAGGTCGGGGTGGAGCGGGAGGTGGTCTTCACCGGCTCGGTGCCGGCGGCCGAACTGCCCGCCCACTACGCCGCCGGTGACGTGTACGCCATGCCCTGCCGGACCCGCAACCGGGGGCTGGACGTGGAAGGGCTCGGCATCGTCTACCTGGAGGCGTCGGCTACCGGCCTGCCCGTGGTGGCCGGTGACTCCGGGGGCGCGCCGGACGCGGTGCGGCAGGGGGAGACCGGCTATGTCGTCAACGGTCGGGATCTCAGCGAACTCGCCGACCGGGTGGGCACCCTGCTGGCCGACCGGGACCTGGCCCGTACCCTCGGCGCGGCCGGTAGGGCCTGGGTGGAACGCGAGTGGCGCTGGGAGACCCAGGCCGAACGCCTGAGCGCCCTGCTGCACGGCTGA
- a CDS encoding GAF domain-containing sensor histidine kinase has product MSASTTALARSHPLASATRVVVLALVAVLTLLATRDLTQLWWIVLLAVAGMPASLAPEHWLIGPISRTAEVVVLGLAASQVAAVATIGGHIDGLGASAVLPYLAVPVTVTALRRRFREGALLIATLAGTLLITGGLTLVGGVRQLTQTGYLVVCAQWLILAVLGLYAAQTLHRVMQLRHDAKPQPYAEATRLLTQLRTVARQLPGATLDPGGISEHLLEELRTVARTDRGAVLSASGGGRLVVLAQIGADRVDWETTLDADSAIADAWASQQPQTAARSQSRSHRGGEVSALIVPLVAGVRTVGLVVLEADAGHAYPPSVTAEVTGLTGPAALRLEAALLFDEVRSLATNEERQRLAREIHDGVAQELVMVGYGIDNALATVHEDTEETAESLRTLRQEVTRVITELRLSLFELRSEVDRHGGLAAAIAEYARTVGASGGLRVHLSLDESTARLPAATEAELLRIAQEAVTNARKHAGAANLWVTCEVDPPYAQIEVSDDGHGIGDQRSDGHYGLAIMAERAERIRGRLEIRPRQPSGTTVAVVVGSSPRRDNLRGSAAAAEGE; this is encoded by the coding sequence GTGTCCGCCTCGACAACCGCCCTGGCCCGTTCCCATCCGCTCGCCTCGGCGACCCGGGTGGTCGTGCTCGCACTGGTCGCCGTCCTGACCCTGCTGGCCACCCGTGACCTGACCCAGCTCTGGTGGATCGTGCTGCTGGCGGTCGCCGGCATGCCGGCCTCGCTGGCCCCCGAGCACTGGCTGATCGGGCCGATCAGCCGGACGGCGGAGGTGGTGGTGCTGGGCCTGGCGGCGAGCCAGGTGGCGGCGGTGGCCACCATCGGGGGGCACATCGACGGGCTGGGGGCCTCCGCGGTGCTGCCGTACCTGGCGGTGCCGGTGACGGTCACCGCGTTGCGGCGCCGCTTCCGCGAGGGGGCCCTGCTGATCGCCACCCTGGCGGGCACCCTGCTGATCACCGGCGGGCTGACCCTGGTCGGCGGGGTCCGGCAGCTGACCCAGACCGGTTACCTCGTGGTCTGCGCCCAGTGGCTGATCCTGGCCGTGCTCGGCCTCTACGCGGCACAGACCCTGCACCGGGTGATGCAGCTGCGACACGACGCCAAACCCCAGCCGTACGCCGAGGCGACCCGGCTGCTGACCCAGCTGCGTACGGTCGCCCGCCAACTGCCCGGCGCGACCCTGGACCCCGGGGGGATATCCGAGCACCTCCTCGAGGAGCTGCGCACGGTGGCCCGTACCGACCGGGGGGCAGTGCTGTCCGCCAGCGGCGGGGGGCGGCTGGTGGTGCTGGCCCAGATCGGCGCGGACCGGGTCGACTGGGAGACCACCCTGGACGCGGACTCCGCCATCGCCGACGCCTGGGCCAGTCAGCAGCCGCAGACCGCGGCCCGGTCCCAGTCCCGGTCCCACCGGGGCGGGGAGGTCTCCGCGCTGATCGTGCCGCTGGTCGCCGGGGTCCGTACGGTCGGTCTGGTGGTGTTGGAGGCCGACGCCGGCCACGCCTACCCGCCCTCGGTGACCGCCGAGGTGACCGGGCTGACCGGCCCGGCGGCGCTGCGCCTGGAAGCCGCCCTGCTCTTCGACGAGGTGCGGTCGCTGGCCACCAACGAGGAGCGGCAGCGCCTGGCCCGGGAGATCCACGACGGGGTGGCCCAGGAGCTGGTGATGGTCGGCTACGGCATCGACAACGCCCTGGCCACCGTGCACGAGGACACCGAGGAGACCGCCGAGAGCCTGCGCACCCTGCGGCAGGAGGTCACCCGGGTCATCACCGAGCTGCGGTTGAGCCTGTTCGAGCTGCGCAGTGAGGTGGACCGGCACGGGGGCCTGGCCGCCGCCATCGCCGAGTACGCCCGCACGGTCGGCGCCTCCGGCGGGCTGCGGGTGCACCTGTCCCTCGACGAGTCCACCGCCCGGCTGCCCGCCGCCACCGAGGCCGAGTTGCTGCGCATCGCCCAGGAGGCGGTGACCAACGCCCGCAAGCACGCCGGTGCCGCCAACCTCTGGGTCACCTGCGAGGTGGACCCCCCGTACGCCCAGATCGAAGTGTCGGATGACGGTCACGGCATAGGTGACCAACGTTCCGACGGGCACTATGGGCTTGCGATCATGGCCGAGAGAGCGGAACGTATCCGGGGCCGGTTGGAGATTCGACCACGTCAGCCCAGCGGGACGACCGTGGCGGTGGTGGTCGGCTCGTCGCCCCGGCGCGATAACCTTCGCGGTAGCGCCGCCGCAGCAGAAGGGGAGTAA